Proteins found in one Campylobacter canadensis genomic segment:
- the atpD gene encoding F0F1 ATP synthase subunit beta codes for MKGYISQVLGPVVDVDFNGYLPKINEAIEVNYEIEGKKARLILEVAAHLGDNRVRTIAMDMTDGLTRGVEANALGAPISVPVGEKVLGRIFNVTGDLIDEGEEIAFDTKWAIHRQAPKFEDQSTKSEIFETGIKVVDLLAPYAKGGKVGLFGGAGVGKTVIIMELIHNVAFKHSGYSVFAGVGERTREGNDLYNEMKESNVLDKVALCYGQMNEPPGARNRIALTGLTMAEYFRDEMGLDVLMFIDNIFRFSQSGSEMSALLGRIPSAVGYQPTLASEMGKFQERITSTKKGSITSVQAVYVPADDLTDPAPATVFAHLDATTVLNRAIAEKGIYPAVDPLDSTSRMLDPNIIGEEHYKVARGVQSVLQKYKDLQDIIAILGMDELSEEDKLVVERARKIEKFLSQPFFVAEVFTGSPGKYISLEDTIAGFKGILEGKYDHLPENAFYMVGDIKEAEEKAEKLKA; via the coding sequence ATGAAAGGATATATATCACAAGTTTTAGGTCCTGTTGTTGATGTTGATTTTAATGGTTACTTACCAAAAATTAATGAAGCAATAGAAGTTAATTACGAAATTGAAGGCAAAAAAGCTCGTTTGATTTTAGAAGTAGCAGCACACTTAGGAGATAATAGGGTAAGAACTATTGCTATGGATATGACAGATGGTTTAACAAGAGGTGTTGAAGCAAATGCTCTAGGTGCTCCTATTAGCGTTCCCGTTGGTGAAAAAGTTTTAGGAAGAATTTTCAATGTTACTGGAGATTTAATAGATGAAGGTGAAGAAATAGCATTTGATACAAAATGGGCTATTCATAGACAAGCACCAAAATTTGAAGACCAAAGTACAAAAAGTGAAATTTTTGAAACAGGAATTAAAGTTGTAGATTTACTTGCTCCTTATGCAAAAGGTGGTAAAGTAGGTCTTTTTGGTGGTGCAGGTGTTGGTAAGACTGTTATTATTATGGAGCTTATTCACAATGTTGCATTTAAACATAGCGGTTATTCAGTATTTGCAGGTGTGGGCGAGAGAACTCGTGAAGGAAATGACCTTTATAATGAAATGAAAGAAAGCAATGTTTTAGACAAAGTTGCTCTATGCTATGGTCAAATGAATGAACCACCAGGGGCAAGAAATCGTATTGCTTTAACAGGTTTAACAATGGCTGAATATTTTAGAGATGAAATGGGTCTTGATGTACTTATGTTTATTGATAATATCTTTAGATTTTCACAATCAGGTTCTGAAATGTCAGCACTTTTAGGAAGAATTCCATCAGCTGTTGGTTATCAACCAACCCTAGCAAGTGAAATGGGTAAATTCCAAGAAAGAATTACTTCAACTAAAAAAGGCTCAATTACTTCAGTTCAAGCTGTTTATGTTCCAGCTGATGACTTAACCGACCCAGCTCCAGCGACTGTTTTTGCTCACTTAGATGCTACAACGGTTTTAAATAGAGCTATTGCTGAAAAGGGTATTTATCCTGCAGTTGACCCACTTGACTCAACTTCAAGAATGCTTGATCCAAATATCATTGGAGAAGAACATTATAAAGTTGCTCGTGGTGTTCAATCAGTTCTTCAAAAATACAAAGATTTACAAGATATCATCGCTATTTTAGGTATGGATGAGCTTAGCGAAGAGGATAAACTTGTAGTTGAAAGAGCAAGAAAGATTGAAAAATTCTTATCACAACCATTTTTCGTTGCAGAAGTTTTCACAGGCAGTCCAGGAAAATATATAAGCCTTGAAGATACAATAGCAGGCTTTAAAGGAATTTTAGAAGGTAAATATGACCATTTACCAGAAAATGCTTTTTATATGGTTGGAGATATCAAAGAAGCTGAAGAAAAGGCTGAAAAGTTAAAGGCTTAA
- a CDS encoding PD40 domain-containing protein, whose translation MKKFLLVFLLNSFLFADLIMDVVGEQEVLPKIQILTNTQANAEFDNILRNDVLVSAIFDISTDSNADYFLYYSLKDSDDKYDLELTLKDAKLQTKYYTKLKYPKDMYAFLSHKAISNMVKELNLTNVDWMNKKILLTRKVAAKQSQIVLADYTLSYQKVILQGGLNLFAKWADDEEKAFYYSDYSQDELKIYKYNIANNTKNLIVSGNGMLALSDVKADKALITMTNSDQPDVFLFDLNTKNAKRLTSYKGIDVGAKFIGDNSFVFISDRSSYPNIYMQALNSNNASQLVYHGKNNSAFDVFNEYVVYSSRESEGDFNLYLMSVNNQFVRQLTLNGRNIFPIFSKDGETIMFIKLLGNQSSLGILRLKENKVFHFPLKIGKISTLDW comes from the coding sequence ATGAAAAAATTTTTACTTGTGTTTTTATTAAATTCTTTTTTATTTGCTGATTTAATTATGGATGTGGTTGGTGAGCAAGAGGTTTTACCTAAAATCCAAATTTTAACCAATACTCAAGCAAATGCCGAATTTGATAATATATTAAGAAACGATGTTTTAGTAAGTGCAATTTTTGATATTAGCACCGACAGTAATGCGGATTATTTTTTATATTATTCTTTAAAAGATAGTGATGATAAATACGATTTAGAGCTAACTTTAAAAGATGCAAAATTGCAAACTAAATATTATACAAAATTAAAATATCCAAAGGATATGTATGCTTTTTTATCTCATAAAGCAATATCAAATATGGTAAAAGAGCTTAATTTAACAAATGTTGATTGGATGAATAAAAAAATTCTATTAACAAGAAAGGTAGCTGCAAAGCAAAGTCAAATAGTGTTAGCTGATTACACGTTGTCTTATCAAAAAGTTATTTTACAAGGCGGTTTGAATTTATTTGCAAAATGGGCTGATGATGAAGAAAAAGCATTTTATTACAGTGATTATTCGCAAGATGAGCTAAAAATTTATAAATATAATATAGCAAATAATACAAAAAATTTAATAGTTAGTGGCAATGGAATGCTTGCTTTAAGTGATGTTAAAGCCGATAAAGCTTTAATTACTATGACAAACAGCGACCAGCCTGATGTATTTTTATTTGATTTGAATACAAAAAATGCAAAAAGACTAACTTCTTATAAAGGAATTGATGTTGGGGCTAAATTTATTGGAGATAATTCATTTGTGTTTATAAGCGACCGTAGTTCATATCCAAATATATATATGCAAGCTTTAAATTCAAATAATGCATCACAATTAGTTTATCATGGAAAAAACAATTCAGCTTTTGATGTTTTTAATGAATATGTAGTTTATTCAAGTAGAGAAAGCGAAGGAGATTTTAATTTATATTTAATGAGTGTTAATAACCAATTTGTAAGACAATTAACATTAAATGGTAGAAATATTTTCCCTATTTTTAGCAAAGATGGCGAAACTATTATGTTTATAAAGTTATTAGGCAATCAAAGTTCTTTAGGAATTTTAAGACTTAAAGAGAATAAAGTATTTCATTTTCCACTAAAAATTGGAAAAATTTCTACTTTAGATTGGTAA
- a CDS encoding biopolymer transporter ExbD, translated as MNDNDFLNSTPELNITPLVDVMLVLLVIFMLIFPSIRYDENINIPDGSKQNPTKALKGDIFVSISNNEITINSTKYNFNSFFDNFILNINKFDKSKVVYISGDKNISYEKLMQVLSVFAKSGFTKISLQTK; from the coding sequence ATGAATGATAATGATTTTTTAAACTCAACTCCAGAGTTGAATATAACTCCTTTAGTTGATGTTATGCTTGTTTTATTGGTTATTTTTATGCTTATTTTCCCTAGTATTAGATATGATGAAAATATTAATATTCCAGACGGTTCTAAACAAAACCCAACAAAGGCGTTAAAAGGAGATATTTTTGTAAGCATTAGTAATAATGAAATTACTATAAATTCAACAAAATATAATTTTAATAGTTTTTTTGATAATTTTATTTTAAATATTAACAAGTTTGATAAAAGCAAGGTTGTTTATATTTCAGGTGATAAAAATATTAGTTATGAAAAACTAATGCAAGTATTAAGTGTATTTGCTAAATCAGGATTTACAAAAATTTCTTTACAGACAAAATGA
- the atpC gene encoding ATP synthase F1 subunit epsilon translates to MNKLKLEIVTPSGEIFNDFIKSVLLPGKEGEFGVLPNHASLIALLQAGIIKVENTNGKSELIAIDSGHAKVDENEIIVLAQGAVYLGGDENSISKQKIEAAKELLKSASANSSALAATLGNLDSK, encoded by the coding sequence ATGAATAAATTAAAGTTAGAAATTGTTACACCTAGTGGAGAAATTTTTAATGATTTTATAAAATCAGTCTTGTTGCCAGGAAAAGAAGGTGAATTTGGTGTTTTACCAAATCACGCTTCTTTAATTGCTTTGTTACAAGCTGGTATTATTAAAGTTGAAAACACTAATGGTAAAAGTGAATTAATAGCTATTGATTCAGGGCATGCTAAAGTTGATGAGAATGAAATTATAGTTTTAGCTCAAGGTGCTGTTTATTTAGGTGGAGATGAAAATTCAATTAGCAAACAAAAAATTGAAGCAGCAAAAGAGCTATTAAAATCAGCTAGTGCAAATTCAAGTGCTTTAGCTGCTACTTTAGGTAATTTGGATTCAAAATGA
- a CDS encoding tetratricopeptide repeat protein, with protein MLKKIFFAGIFIPALSFANQQSAFEAGNLNSENPYGLTDTEKALLDNKKKVDTLKQDYTGVDFKTNKALEQIEGLQGIVDDISTKTYNQNNKILQIENTVNTNNININTQIESINKELASQKIAIAQLKKAINELVKLIQNANENINDNKKEIEQQESKKTPNQQMNEAIELFQAKKYDPAKSIFYSLAQMRHKPALSNFYLGQIAFEKKEYNDAVYFYKNSVNLYKAQGVKANNMPEILFKTAKSLEYLGQKENAQVFYEALKQEFPNSKEAKSVKF; from the coding sequence ATGCTAAAAAAAATATTTTTTGCAGGGATTTTTATTCCTGCTTTATCTTTTGCTAATCAGCAATCAGCTTTTGAAGCTGGTAATTTAAATTCAGAAAATCCCTACGGATTAACTGATACTGAAAAGGCATTATTGGATAATAAAAAAAAGGTTGATACCTTAAAACAAGATTATACAGGTGTTGATTTTAAAACAAATAAAGCATTAGAGCAGATTGAAGGTTTGCAAGGCATAGTAGATGATATATCTACAAAAACTTACAATCAAAATAATAAAATACTACAAATTGAAAATACTGTTAATACAAATAATATAAATATTAATACTCAAATTGAAAGTATAAACAAAGAATTAGCAAGTCAAAAGATAGCTATAGCTCAGCTAAAAAAAGCAATAAATGAGCTTGTGAAGTTAATACAAAATGCTAATGAAAATATTAATGATAATAAAAAAGAAATTGAGCAACAAGAAAGTAAAAAAACTCCTAATCAGCAAATGAATGAAGCGATTGAACTTTTTCAAGCTAAAAAATATGACCCAGCAAAGTCAATTTTTTATAGTTTAGCTCAAATGAGACATAAACCTGCTTTAAGTAATTTTTATTTAGGGCAAATAGCTTTTGAAAAAAAAGAATACAATGATGCGGTTTATTTTTATAAAAACAGTGTTAATTTATATAAAGCACAAGGCGTAAAAGCAAACAATATGCCTGAAATTTTATTCAAAACTGCTAAAAGTTTAGAATATTTAGGTCAAAAGGAAAACGCTCAAGTTTTTTATGAAGCTTTAAAGCAAGAATTTCCAAATTCTAAAGAAGCAAAAAGCGTTAAATTTTAA
- the recO gene encoding recombination protein RecO, with translation MQGIILNTKTINFKDLIVSILTKDSYLKCYRFYGVKHSIVSIGNYIDFELSKRAMFLPILHSTMQYYCKWQNDYLKLKYWIDYCAFLHRILQQNGSCDEIYFKQSLSLMTKLNSQDAKRAILDSIISILDYEGMLQREYFCSLCEKELTNYVSLDENYMLYCSSCKKDKLINFDKVKKLFLLKSSAFFSDEEIDDFLELLNV, from the coding sequence ATGCAAGGAATAATTCTTAATACTAAAACAATTAATTTTAAAGATTTGATTGTGAGCATTTTAACTAAGGATTCTTATTTAAAATGCTATAGATTTTATGGAGTAAAGCATTCTATTGTTAGTATTGGAAATTATATTGATTTTGAACTTAGTAAAAGAGCTATGTTTTTGCCTATTTTGCATTCTACAATGCAATATTATTGTAAATGGCAAAATGACTATTTAAAATTAAAATATTGGATAGATTATTGTGCGTTTTTGCACAGGATTTTACAACAAAATGGAAGTTGTGATGAGATTTATTTCAAACAAAGTCTTAGCTTGATGACTAAATTAAATTCACAAGATGCAAAAAGAGCTATTTTAGATAGCATAATTAGTATTTTAGATTATGAGGGAATGTTGCAAAGGGAGTATTTTTGCTCTTTATGTGAAAAAGAGCTTACAAATTATGTAAGTCTTGATGAAAACTATATGCTTTATTGTAGCTCTTGTAAAAAAGATAAATTAATTAATTTTGACAAGGTTAAAAAATTATTTTTACTTAAAAGTTCAGCTTTTTTTAGCGATGAAGAAATAGATGATTTTTTAGAGCTTTTAAATGTGTAA
- a CDS encoding MotA/TolQ/ExbB proton channel family protein has protein sequence MIAFLKEFDIATMVAIFVLIFYMIISLAIFLYKIVNLNSFFSCEAKALNSLVKNKELSFDAYLKPCEDSKSKLQVYKNTATRKLSEGLTWLGIIATTSPFIGLFGTVVSIYITLTNLTSTNDISKIANPIGHALIATAAGIICAVLAYTFHLLVKRKIFDCMNVIDSQVKILEDE, from the coding sequence ATGATAGCTTTTTTAAAAGAATTTGATATAGCAACTATGGTTGCTATATTTGTATTAATTTTTTATATGATTATTTCTTTAGCTATTTTTTTATATAAAATTGTTAATTTAAATTCTTTTTTTTCTTGTGAGGCAAAGGCTTTAAATTCTCTTGTAAAAAATAAAGAATTAAGTTTTGATGCTTACTTAAAACCTTGTGAAGATTCAAAAAGTAAATTGCAAGTTTATAAAAATACAGCTACTAGAAAATTAAGTGAAGGACTTACTTGGCTTGGTATAATAGCTACGACATCGCCATTTATTGGTTTATTTGGAACAGTGGTATCTATATATATAACTTTAACTAATTTAACTTCAACTAATGATATCAGCAAAATTGCTAATCCTATAGGTCATGCTTTAATAGCGACGGCAGCAGGAATTATTTGTGCAGTTTTAGCATATACTTTTCATTTATTAGTTAAAAGAAAAATTTTTGATTGTATGAATGTTATTGATAGTCAGGTAAAGATTTTAGAAGATGAATGA
- a CDS encoding tRNA 2-thiocytidine biosynthesis TtcA family protein, whose translation MKEVARACEKYSLVEENDRILIALSGGKDSITMLQLLLHMQRAVAFDFHIEAATLSYGMGEDYKYLSNFCTLNGIKHHIIDSNIFEISNDKIRRNSSFCSFFSRMRRGYLYTFALENKFNKLALGHHLDDAIESFFMNFTYNGKLRTLAPKFVSEKGICVIRPLIFVRERMLKESALANEIKVIGDEACPAMRFDVKMPHARYETKQLLNSLEVKNPKLFKNIENAFSNIDLDTFFQCKE comes from the coding sequence ATTAAAGAAGTTGCTAGAGCGTGCGAAAAATATTCTTTAGTTGAAGAAAACGATAGAATTTTAATTGCTTTAAGCGGTGGAAAAGATAGCATTACAATGTTGCAGCTTTTATTACATATGCAAAGAGCAGTTGCATTTGATTTTCATATTGAAGCAGCTACTTTAAGCTATGGAATGGGAGAAGATTATAAATATTTAAGTAATTTTTGTACTTTAAATGGAATAAAACATCATATTATTGACTCAAATATATTTGAAATTTCTAATGATAAAATTCGTCGCAACTCATCATTTTGTTCATTTTTTTCAAGAATGAGAAGGGGGTATTTATACACCTTTGCTTTAGAAAATAAGTTTAATAAATTAGCATTAGGTCATCATTTAGATGATGCTATTGAGAGCTTTTTTATGAATTTTACTTACAATGGTAAATTAAGAACCCTAGCACCAAAATTTGTAAGTGAAAAAGGAATTTGTGTTATTAGACCGCTTATTTTTGTAAGAGAAAGAATGTTAAAAGAAAGTGCTTTGGCAAATGAAATTAAGGTTATTGGCGATGAAGCTTGTCCTGCTATGAGATTTGATGTTAAAATGCCACATGCAAGGTATGAAACAAAGCAATTATTAAACAGCCTTGAAGTTAAAAATCCTAAATTATTTAAGAATATTGAAAATGCTTTTTCAAATATAGATTTGGATACTTTTTTTCAATGCAAGGAATAA
- a CDS encoding OmpA family protein codes for MKKIVYAAALAALFVGCSQKAPVEAPKSIDQQATVNVDVKEDVDSKIQRINSSLARIYFDFDKYDIRSDMYSAVSSNANILKDDAKEFNVLVEGNCDEWGSEEYNQALGLKRAKAVKDALESQGVYGSRIVLKSNGENNPVCTDKTKACDAQNRRAELKVQF; via the coding sequence ATGAAAAAAATCGTTTATGCAGCTGCATTAGCAGCACTATTTGTAGGTTGCTCTCAAAAAGCACCAGTTGAAGCTCCAAAGTCAATTGACCAACAAGCAACAGTAAATGTTGATGTAAAAGAAGATGTTGATTCAAAAATCCAAAGAATTAATTCTTCATTAGCAAGAATTTATTTTGATTTTGACAAGTATGATATTCGTTCAGATATGTATTCAGCAGTTTCAAGCAATGCTAATATTTTAAAAGATGATGCTAAAGAATTTAATGTATTAGTTGAAGGTAACTGCGATGAGTGGGGTAGTGAAGAGTATAACCAAGCTTTAGGTTTAAAAAGAGCAAAAGCTGTTAAAGATGCTTTAGAATCTCAAGGCGTTTATGGTTCAAGAATTGTTTTAAAGAGCAATGGAGAAAACAATCCAGTTTGTACAGATAAAACAAAGGCTTGCGATGCTCAAAACAGAAGAGCAGAATTAAAAGTTCAATTTTAA
- a CDS encoding FKBP-type peptidyl-prolyl cis-trans isomerase, with the protein MAIEKDKVVSLNFILRDAKTNEVLEDNSDFNPISFLLGRGQILESLEEEIAKLNEGDESDILITSDKAWKSYDDSLIQELPKEQFAGIDLNVGMELFGENEDGSSVRVVVKEIKNDSVVIDYNHPYAGKDLLFTINIKEVRDASEEELASGAAMQAGGCGCGGHGHGHDHGHGGGCCGGHGGGGCGCHDEEEEHHHHHHHGHGG; encoded by the coding sequence ATGGCAATAGAAAAAGATAAAGTTGTTAGCTTAAATTTTATTTTAAGAGATGCAAAAACAAATGAAGTTTTAGAAGATAATTCAGATTTTAACCCAATTTCATTTTTATTGGGTCGTGGTCAAATATTAGAAAGTTTAGAAGAAGAAATCGCAAAACTAAATGAAGGCGATGAAAGTGATATCTTAATTACTAGCGATAAAGCTTGGAAATCTTATGATGATAGTTTAATCCAAGAATTACCAAAAGAGCAATTTGCAGGAATTGACTTAAATGTTGGTATGGAATTATTTGGAGAAAACGAAGATGGTTCTAGTGTTCGTGTTGTAGTAAAAGAAATTAAAAATGATAGTGTTGTTATTGATTATAACCATCCTTATGCAGGAAAAGATTTATTATTTACAATAAATATTAAAGAAGTTCGTGATGCAAGCGAAGAAGAGCTTGCAAGTGGAGCTGCTATGCAAGCAGGTGGTTGCGGTTGCGGCGGTCACGGACACGGACACGATCACGGACACGGCGGTGGTTGTTGCGGCGGACACGGTGGCGGTGGTTGCGGTTGCCATGATGAAGAAGAAGAGCACCATCATCATCATCATCACGGACACGGCGGCTGA
- a CDS encoding 5'-methylthioadenosine/adenosylhomocysteine nucleosidase translates to MIVAILGAMREEIEPILERFQYTSVEYANNTFYLIDYAQGKMVVAYSKIGKVNSAITASVMIEHFKADYLIFTGVAGSLNADLKIGDLLLATSLVQHDVDICAFGHKAGFIPETSHYIKTNEDLNKIALKSAKDLKLSVKEGIIATSDQFICSSDKKEWIKNTFNADACEMEGASVALVCEAFKIPCVILRAISDEAGKEAEISFDTFLKIAATNSANLALKICENLKKKL, encoded by the coding sequence ATGATAGTAGCAATTTTAGGTGCAATGCGTGAAGAGATTGAGCCAATCTTAGAAAGATTTCAATATACAAGTGTTGAATACGCAAATAACACATTTTATTTAATTGATTATGCTCAAGGAAAAATGGTGGTTGCTTATTCAAAGATTGGTAAAGTAAATTCTGCAATTACAGCTAGTGTTATGATAGAGCATTTTAAGGCTGATTATTTGATTTTTACTGGAGTTGCAGGTTCGCTCAATGCTGATTTAAAAATAGGGGATTTATTACTTGCTACTTCTTTAGTTCAACACGATGTTGATATTTGTGCTTTTGGGCATAAAGCTGGTTTTATTCCTGAAACAAGTCATTATATAAAAACTAATGAAGATTTAAACAAAATAGCATTAAAATCAGCAAAAGACTTAAAGCTTAGTGTAAAAGAAGGAATTATTGCTACTTCAGACCAATTTATCTGCTCAAGTGATAAAAAAGAATGGATTAAAAACACCTTTAATGCTGATGCTTGTGAGATGGAAGGGGCTAGTGTTGCCTTAGTTTGCGAAGCTTTTAAAATTCCTTGTGTTATTTTAAGAGCTATTAGTGATGAAGCTGGTAAAGAAGCAGAAATTAGTTTTGATACATTTTTAAAAATTGCAGCAACAAATAGTGCTAATTTAGCATTAAAAATTTGTGAAAATTTAAAAAAAAAACTTTAA
- a CDS encoding ACP S-malonyltransferase, translating to MNYAFIYAGQGSQKAFMAKDLFDNFDFIKTMFKEASDFCKIDFNNLIFSENSKLNESEFTQPAIVLSSIAHYEVLKYLLAQEGIKIREENNEDKFICKKNTASLGHSLGEFSALVANGAISLNEALKLVNLRGKFMQECVSSNNPASMMVILGLDDAKVEELCAKAQKNNKHIYAANYNCDGQIVVAGLKADLEEYQEEFKTLGAKRAMLLNMSVASHCVLIQSAAIKLSEFLNFKDSFIPVVSNATNKKYSSNIEAKTMLQEQLIKPVLYKQNIKVLEDEVDGFIEFSSNILCGLNKKISTKESISLANLEQIKDFVKVIKEKL from the coding sequence ATGAATTATGCTTTTATATATGCAGGTCAAGGCTCGCAAAAAGCTTTTATGGCAAAGGATTTATTTGATAATTTTGATTTTATAAAAACTATGTTTAAAGAAGCAAGTGATTTTTGCAAAATAGATTTTAACAACTTAATTTTTAGTGAAAATTCAAAACTAAATGAAAGTGAATTTACTCAACCAGCAATAGTTTTAAGCTCAATTGCACACTATGAGGTTTTAAAATATTTACTAGCTCAAGAAGGCATTAAGATTAGAGAAGAAAATAATGAAGATAAATTTATTTGTAAAAAAAACACAGCTTCTTTAGGACATTCTTTAGGCGAATTTAGTGCTTTGGTTGCAAATGGTGCAATTTCTTTAAATGAAGCTTTGAAATTGGTTAATCTAAGAGGCAAATTTATGCAAGAATGTGTAAGTAGCAACAACCCTGCTTCTATGATGGTTATTTTAGGTTTAGATGATGCTAAAGTAGAAGAGCTTTGTGCTAAGGCGCAAAAAAATAATAAGCATATTTATGCAGCAAATTATAATTGCGATGGACAGATTGTTGTTGCTGGTTTAAAGGCTGATTTAGAAGAATATCAAGAAGAATTTAAAACCTTAGGTGCAAAAAGAGCAATGTTACTTAATATGAGTGTAGCAAGTCATTGTGTATTAATACAAAGTGCTGCTATAAAATTAAGTGAATTTTTAAATTTTAAAGATAGTTTTATACCTGTTGTTTCAAATGCAACAAATAAAAAATATTCAAGCAATATTGAGGCTAAAACAATGCTGCAAGAACAATTAATTAAACCTGTTTTATATAAGCAAAATATAAAAGTACTTGAAGATGAAGTTGATGGTTTTATAGAATTTTCAAGCAATATTTTATGTGGTTTAAATAAAAAAATTAGTACAAAAGAGAGCATAAGCTTAGCTAATTTAGAACAAATTAAAGATTTTGTAAAAGTAATAAAGGAAAAATTATGA